One Chloroflexota bacterium DNA segment encodes these proteins:
- a CDS encoding glycosyltransferase produces the protein MTTALWLVVALSLTALGAWLVLLLARGGFWRTDVRLPAVDLAAQPSEWPDLAVVVPARNESDVLPHTLPALLAQDYPGDLHVYLVDDVSDDATAETAQAIAVGVGAADRLTVIRNNPRPPGWMGKTWAMHAGVHAALGGRPDYFLLTDADIRHPLDSARSLVAAAIHHDLDLVSQMAMLRVASLWDRLLIPAFVMFFGMIYPFRRSNDPGTGTAAAAGGCMLVRAVALERAGGIESIAGAVIDDCALARRIKDHGRPQGGRIWLGLSREVRSVRRYRGLGEIWSMVTRSAYAQLDFAAWRLAGTVLGLLVVFVWPPVAIILGAVALATGAAAAPAALLLASGFAAWALMTASLVPMLRWYGTRTVLALALPVTAAIYTAMTVDSARLHWSGQGGRWRGRRVGGR, from the coding sequence GTGACGACCGCACTCTGGCTCGTCGTGGCGCTCTCGCTTACTGCCCTTGGCGCCTGGCTCGTGCTGCTCCTGGCGCGGGGCGGCTTCTGGCGCACGGACGTTCGCCTTCCGGCAGTTGATCTCGCCGCCCAGCCGTCCGAGTGGCCGGACCTCGCCGTCGTCGTGCCGGCGCGCAATGAAAGCGACGTACTGCCCCACACGCTGCCGGCGCTGCTCGCGCAGGACTATCCGGGTGACCTGCACGTCTATTTGGTCGACGACGTAAGCGACGACGCCACCGCCGAGACTGCCCAAGCCATTGCCGTGGGCGTCGGCGCCGCCGACCGCCTGACGGTCATTCGCAACAACCCTAGGCCGCCCGGATGGATGGGAAAGACCTGGGCCATGCACGCGGGCGTACACGCGGCCTTGGGAGGGCGTCCAGACTACTTCCTCCTCACCGATGCCGACATTCGGCACCCGCTGGACTCGGCCCGGTCACTGGTGGCCGCGGCGATTCACCACGACCTCGACCTGGTCTCGCAGATGGCGATGCTCCGCGTCGCTTCCCTCTGGGACCGCCTGCTCATTCCAGCATTCGTCATGTTCTTCGGCATGATCTACCCCTTCCGCCGGTCGAACGATCCAGGAACCGGGACTGCCGCCGCGGCGGGCGGCTGCATGCTCGTTCGAGCCGTCGCGCTTGAACGCGCCGGGGGCATCGAGTCGATTGCCGGAGCCGTCATCGACGACTGCGCCCTGGCTCGCCGCATAAAGGACCACGGTCGGCCGCAGGGCGGACGGATCTGGTTGGGGCTCTCGCGCGAGGTGCGCAGCGTGCGTCGCTACCGAGGCCTGGGCGAGATCTGGTCCATGGTCACGCGCTCGGCGTACGCCCAGTTGGACTTCGCCGCCTGGCGCCTGGCCGGTACGGTGTTGGGGCTGCTCGTGGTGTTCGTGTGGCCGCCGGTCGCCATCATCCTGGGCGCGGTTGCCCTCGCGACCGGCGCAGCCGCCGCTCCGGCCGCGCTGCTCCTGGCGTCGGGATTCGCTGCGTGGGCGCTTATGACCGCATCGCTGGTCCCGATGCTGCGCTGGTATGGCACCCGAACAGTCCTCGCGCTCGCGCTGCCCGTCACCGCCGCCATCTACACGGCTATGACAGTGGACTCGGCCCGCCTTCACTGGTCGGGCCAGGGCGGACGCTGGCGCGGGCGCCGCGTGGGCGGGCGCTAG
- a CDS encoding sugar phosphate isomerase/epimerase: MRRIVKLAYSTWGMADVPIEVAVPRLARMGYAGLELTILPGYTTALERLDAAARQRIPALLREQGMTLTALAAHSRLLDPPEYLTSITRLREAVHLAVALDPDDPPPINTLPGGVPSEWDAVRHRVVDEYARLGEYAAPHGVSLAIEPHVGAALSRPDQALWLIERIGLRNVGLNVDYSHFQAIGMSVAEAVPPLAPHALHTHIKGVTGRWPNHAFVTPGEDDFDHATYLRTMHECGYRGYETVEISKMVVARPDYEPFAHAQLAYDTLADAARRAGIG, translated from the coding sequence ATGCGCCGCATCGTCAAGCTCGCCTACAGCACCTGGGGCATGGCCGACGTCCCCATCGAGGTCGCCGTGCCGCGACTGGCCCGGATGGGCTACGCCGGGCTCGAGCTCACCATCCTGCCCGGCTACACCACGGCCCTCGAACGCCTGGACGCCGCCGCCCGCCAACGCATCCCCGCCTTGCTGCGTGAGCAGGGCATGACGCTCACGGCGCTCGCCGCGCACTCGCGGCTCCTGGATCCCCCGGAATACCTGACCAGCATCACGCGCTTGCGCGAGGCCGTGCATCTGGCCGTCGCGCTTGACCCCGACGACCCGCCACCGATCAACACGCTGCCCGGTGGCGTCCCGTCCGAATGGGATGCCGTGCGCCATCGAGTGGTCGACGAGTACGCCCGACTCGGAGAATACGCCGCCCCTCACGGCGTGTCGCTGGCCATCGAGCCGCACGTCGGAGCGGCGCTCAGCCGGCCGGACCAAGCGCTCTGGTTGATTGAGCGGATTGGCCTGCGCAACGTCGGTCTCAACGTCGACTACAGCCACTTCCAGGCCATTGGCATGAGCGTGGCCGAGGCTGTGCCCCCGCTGGCGCCGCATGCGCTGCACACGCATATCAAGGGTGTGACCGGGCGTTGGCCCAATCACGCGTTCGTCACGCCCGGCGAGGACGACTTTGATCACGCCACCTACCTGCGGACGATGCATGAGTGCGGCTATCGCGGATACGAGACGGTCGAGATCTCGAAGATGGTCGTCGCTCGGCCCGACTATGAGCCGTTCGCGCACGCGCAGCTTGCCTATGACACCCTTGCCGACGCGGCGCGTCGGGCCGGCATTGGCTAG